Genomic DNA from Candidatus Eisenbacteria bacterium:
TCCTCGGCCAGGGGGACGACGAACGCTCTGCACACCGGCACGATGAGAGGAGTCCCGTACCTTGCCACGAGCTTTGCCACGTTGCCCAAAATCACCATGCTGTAAATCGTCTGGATGTTGTTGACGTCGTCGATTCCCGGCACGTAGAGAACGGGTTTACCCATCTCGGTGGCTCTTCCGACGGCCTCCTCAATTGCATCCAAACCGGCAATCTTTCTCACGAAAAGCGAGGCTCCCCTGCTTGCCCTTCTAATATAGATAAAGATCAAGATGAAAAACACGACAATCACGATGAGGATGTTGGCTCTGGCTGGATCAAACCAGTTGGATCTCGCGGACACGGGTCCCGTGAGGGCCGCGGCAGAATAGGCAAGGCCGTCGGTGAGTCTCACCCTGTAGAAATAGTTTCTGTTGTTTTCGACTCTATGATCCTGGCCCGAATCTGCGTCCACGTACGCCGTCGTTCCGGCGGGCACGCTGCCGACGAGCGAAAAGCCGGTGTCGCGACTTACCGAGCGAAAAATCTCGTACGTTATCTTGGTTCTTTGAGCTCCTTGTTGGACGTCGGAGGGCGAGCGCTCCCAGGTGAGCGTGATGCTTCCGCCTCCGTCTCCGCGCGTGTCGCGAGAGACCAACCCCGATGGAGGTTCGAACCCATCACCCAAAGCACCCGGCGCCAAGCCGAGGCTCGAGAAGAAAAACGTGGCAGTGATAATGAGAAGGTGTCTAGACTTGTTCACTATCCTTACCAGACTAACCCCTTAGACGCAACTTGAGCAACCGGAAGGATAGCAGACTCAGGAAGGACGTGTCAATACTCCGCTAATCCGTGTTTTCTCTCTTGGTCTTTCCCCAGTCTCTCTTACCGAGCAGGAAGTCAAACGTCGCCTTGACTCTGAAGAGGAGTGTAAGCTGGCGATAGCCGAAGTTCTCAAACATGGCAAGCGACATCAGGCGAGCAAAGTCGCCCCACTCCCTGTAGAGACCGAAGCTTGCCTCCTCCAGAAGCACGGCCAGCGTGGAAAGGAGCGTGCCTGCGGCCACTGCCAGAAGAAGAAACGTTATCAGGTAGGCAGTCGAGAGGATTCCAAGAAAATAAGCGAGAGGAATGAGGAAATATCCGATGAGCTCGACCAGAGGCCCGAGCATCTCGAAGAAGAAATAATACGGCATACCCACGACGCCGACGCTTCCGTACCTCGGATTGAAGAGCATCCCCATGTTGCGGGTGAGAGATTGAATGAGACCCCTGTGCCACCTGTTCCTCTGGCGGGAAAGATTGCCCACGGAAACAGGGACTTCCGTCCAGCATATCGGGTCGGG
This window encodes:
- a CDS encoding glycosyltransferase family 2 protein yields the protein PDPICWTEVPVSVGNLSRQRNRWHRGLIQSLTRNMGMLFNPRYGSVGVVGMPYYFFFEMLGPLVELIGYFLIPLAYFLGILSTAYLITFLLLAVAAGTLLSTLAVLLEEASFGLYREWGDFARLMSLAMFENFGYRQLTLLFRVKATFDFLLGKRDWGKTKRENTD